DNA from Chitinophaga pendula:
ATATCCGACTCATTGGCTACGATTTCCTGGCGGAAAATATTGCATACCTGGAGAAATCTGTGATCGATTTTCTTATCTGTCAGAAACCCCAGGAGCAAGGCCACAAAGGTCTGATGGCATTGTACCGGCATCTCGTGCTCGGACAGTCAGTAGAGGAAGAACAATACATGCCAATAGATATCATCACCCGGGAAAACTTTCGTAACTATCGCAATTAAAACTTTCCGATAAATTTGGATTTCAGTTTTTATTCTTATATTGTATAGGTTAACGTCTTTGTAGGACCTAAGTAAAGGTCCTTTTTTAGAGACAGTATCGTTAACGTACACGTTATTCCGTTAAAGGCATCCGCTTTGATGAGAAACTAACTCGTAAAAACAGACACGCAAGACTTCGCTTGTGTCAGCCAAAATGAATTATACAAACGCTTTCTCTATACAAAAACAAGGTACGCTTGGACAAATTGAAGCAGACGTTTTTTTTAGCCAGATTCGTGTACGTTAACGAAGGGTGGTCAATCGGGATCATCGCTATATTATTCCATCATTTTAACTAGAAGGCAAGTATCTCTATAAAAAAACAGAACAGTCCATCTAAAGCAGGTATTTTACTCAAATTATTGCGTGTACAAATTGCAATAAGACAACCAAAACCGTAAGACCCTGTCCGCGCATGCCACTGACTGCATTACGACCGCCACCTGCATAAGTTACCCCGTAACTGGCGGAGCACGTAGATTTAGCTGGGAACTTAGTATCGTCATACCAGCCGCCGTATTCTGCTTTCATCACATCGACAACCTGGCGACCATGAAAGCCAGGGGAATTTTCATAAATGTGGCGATGAAATGCCTACACCACATTTCCTGACCTGGAACCATGTAAGTACACACACACACACACCCGACTTCCACCGCAAAGAGGATTTTGAAGAAATTCTTTTTCTATGAAACTATATCCGGGCGGTACCTTGCATCAGACGCCTCTTAGAACGGGCACTAAGTACGGCTCTCTCGGGAGATTAAGTAAGAAAATTAACGATTGAAAGTAGGCATCTCTACAAGTTTG
Protein-coding regions in this window:
- a CDS encoding carbohydrate-binding family 9-like protein, with the translated sequence MLSSHRQPGDHESQGNFHKCGDEMPTPHFLTWNHVSTHTHTPDFHRKEDFEEILFL